From the genome of Desulfatiglans sp.:
TGTATCCGGATTTCCTGTAATGACCGCACTCGCAGGGCCGGCAAACAAGCAGGCGAGGATAGCGGCAGACAATGCCATGGGAAGGAACGCAAAATTCAGAGGAACCATGGGGACTACTGTGGCAAAGATATTTGATCTGGTTGTCGCCTCTACAGGTAATAACGAAAAGACCCTGAAACAGAATAACACGCCCTATCTGGTAAGCTATACCCACTCAGGGTCACATGCAGGTTATTTCCCTGACGCAGAGATGATGGCCATCAAGCTTCTCTTTTCACCTGGCAGCGGAAGGATACTCGGTGCACAGATAATCGGCGGGAAAGGGGTAGACAAAAGGATAGATGTACTCGCTACTGCCATATACGCTTTTATGACAGTAGATGACCTTGAGGAGCTTGAACTTGCATATGCCCCGCCCTTTTCATCCGCAAAAGACCCGGTCAATATAGCCGGTTTTGTTGCCGCAAATATCCTTAAAGGTGATGTTCAGACAGTCAACTGGGATGACCTGAAGGATATTGATAATGAAAATGAGATACTCATAGACCTGAGGGACAAAAATGAGCTTGATGAATCAGGCACTATTGAAGGGGCAATCAATATCCCCTTAAGCGAACTCAGGGGAAGGCTCACGGAACTGGACAGGACAAAAAGCTATATCCCCTTCTGCGCCATAGGCCTGAGAGGCTATCTGGGCCACAGGATACTTGTGCAGAATGGCTTTAAATCAAGAAACCTGAGCGGGGGGTACAAGACCTACAGGGTAACTGCGAAGTAGTGTGCATCCATAAAGAGACAAATTCTGGATGGACACTACCTAAGTATAATTGATGTTGACGTATTTAAAGTATTATTTTTTTCTGGAGACATTATAATGGCATCTGCAATTCATGAGCTTGCAGGCAAGATCGCGCCTGAATCGGTACTGATCGATCCGGATAAACTTGTTTCAGCATATTATACAAGTGATCTATCCGGCCCTGTTTCATTCGGGACATCAGGCCACAGGGGATCATCCATCAAGGGCACATTTAACGATCTTCATATAGCAGCAACATCACAGGCCATATGTGAATACCGCAGATCAAAAGGGGTTAACGGGCCCCTTTATATGGGTTTTGACCCCCATGCCCTCTCCATGCCTGCATTCAGGACCGCCCTTGAGGTATTTGCCGCAAACGATGTGGAGACCATCATCCATAAGGATGATCAGTTCACACCAACGCCTGTAATTTCATTTTTTATACTTGAACATAATAAACAGGATAAAAGGCATCAGGCAGATGGCGTTGTTGTTACCCCATCACATAATCCTCCGGGCGATGGCGGGTTTAAATACAATCCGCCTAGCGGCGGCCCTGCTGATGTGGATGCCACTGACTGGATACAGACAAGGGCTAACGAACTTATAAAAAATAAAGGAACCGGTATAAAAAGGGTCCCATATGAAACCGCCTGCAAAAAAGAGAATGTGCATGAGCAGGATTTTATGATGCCATTTATCAGGTCATTGTCCGATGTTGTTGATATAAAGCTGATAAAGGATGCAGGCATCAGGATCGGCGCTGACCCAATGGGTGGCGCCGGCACAGGTTTCTGGATGCCACTGGCAGAGCTCTACGGCCTTGATATAGATGTGGTCAATAAAAAGACAGACCCGACATTCAGGTTTATGACCCTTGATTCTGATGGTGAGATCAGGATGGACTGCTCCTCACCCTATGCAATGGCTGGTCTTATAGCCATGTCAGATAAATATGATATTGCATGGGGTAATGACCCTGATTTTGACAGGCACGGTATTGTATGCCCTGATGGCCTCATGAACCCCAACCACTATCTTTCTGTTGCCATCTGGTACCTTCTTAAAAACAGGGCGGGCTGGAATAGGGATATCTCCATAGGTAAGACACTTGTAAGCAGCAGCATGATTGACATGGTTGTTAATGCCTCTGGCAAGGGTTTATATGAAGTGCCTGTGGGCTTTAAATGGTTTGTTCAGGGGCTGCTTGATGGAAAGGTTGCATTTGGCGGTGAAGAGAGCGCAGGCGCAACCTTTTTAAGGATGGATGGATCAACATGGACAACAGATAAGGATGGCTTCTGCATGACCCTTCTGGCAGCGGAAATACTCGCAAAAACAGGGAAATGCCCCTCTGATATTTATAAAAACATCCTTGTTCCCGCACACGGCGAACCATTTTATAAGAGGGAAGACGGTGCCATATCTGATGAACAGAAAAGGGTGTTAAAGGGGCTCAAACCTGACAACATCAAAACAGATAGAGTCGCAGGAAAAAAGATACTCAACATCATGACAAATGCGCCCGGTAACAATGCATCCATTGGCGGAGTAAAGGTTACCCTTGAAGGCGGCTCATGGTTTGCCTTAAGACCCTCAGGCACAGAGCCCAAAATGAAGATATATATTGAAAGCTTTGAGGGTAAAGGGCTCTGGCAGAGGATCTATGACGAGGCCCTGCCCCTTATATTCGGGGATTAGTATTCTGAATTTCAAATTATCCTGTTAAGAACTGGGGATCGGCAGACATGATACGACACTTTAATAAAACAATACCTGTTTCACTGATTTTCATCCTTACGCTTTTACTTTCCCTATCATGTTTTGCCCGTTCCTTAAAAACATCCCTTGATAAAAATAAGGAAACCCGGATCCATAGTTTAAGTTCTTCAGGAGAAGATAACCATCATCAAAATATCAGGAGTGAAGATATAAGACTGTCAAAAGATCTGAAAAGACTTGATACATTATCCAAAGAGCTTGAGTCTTTAAAATCAGAGATGCTGGAGATGAGGGAGAACTCAAAGGTGTGGACAATAGACTATTTCCCGCCTGAGGAGCATGACAGGATAGAAAATATCCTTTTCAGGTATCGCATGATCAGGAGCACCCTCTGGGAGATCGTCTCTTTTTACAAGGATTACAGGGAGCATTTCACAACCCCTGAGACACAGACAAAGGGATTCATCATCGGCTACAGCGCTGGGCTGCATCTCACATCATACACATCTCTGCTTGTAACCACTTTTATTGATGAACCGGCTGGCAAACGTAAACTTAATGAGGCATATCCGAGGTCTGAGATAAAGGCTGGCACATATGATATGCTTCTTTCAAGCCTCACCTCTATTGATCACATGGAGGCTATCAAGGTTGCATGGGTGCTGTTTAATAATGAGAAGGCTGACACCTCTTCAGTGCTTTATACTATCTACAGCGCTGACCCCGAATATCAGGCTGTAATTGACCGGATAGGCTATCTATATAAAGAGACAGATGAGAGGATCACCTTTATCCTTAAAAAGAAATCCCTGCTCTTACCTAAAACAGCAAACAGACTCAGGCATACGTTTATACTCAAGCTTGCAGATAACTTGAAGAACAAGGTAGGTGATAATCTCTATGCAATCAGGGGGCTTCTTTTTTCCAATGTCAGTGATATAAAGATCCCTCTTACATGGCCTATCAAATTTACAGAGGAGCAGAAGAGAGAACTCCACTCCATTTTAAGGCCGGGTGACATTATACTCACCTATACTGCCGGGTACATGAGCAATATCTTTTTACCTGGCTCATTCAAACATGGGATCACCTATGTGGGTGATACATCTGCAAGAAAGGAGACAGGGCTGGTAGATATTCCTAAAGCCCTCATTGCAGGCATAAATGTCAAAAAACTTGAAGCGGATTTTAACACTGAACTTCTTGAGTCAGGTCTTAAGGCAGATGTTATAGAGGCGGTTGCAGAGGGTGTTATATTTAATTCCCTTGACCTCCTGCTTGATACCCACATCAACAGGATGGTTGTCTTAAGGCCAAGGCTATCGACAGCGGAGATCAAAGAGGCACTCACCATCACCTTTGCACTGCTTGGCGCAGACTATGATTTCAAGTTTGATTTCAATGATGGCTCATATCTCTGCTGTACAGAGGTGATATACAGGGCGCTAAATTCAAGGGGCGAATATAATTTTGACCTCGTAAAAAGGATGGGCACCCTGACACTGAGCGCCGATGACATCCTTGAATACTATGTAAGGAATGAATACAGGCCATTTGATGTTATGGTTTATGCGGAGAAGGATCATTCAGCAGATGGCAATACAGCAAGCCTCTATAAAGGCGATAAGGGGTTGAAGCAGTTGAAGAGGCTCATGAATATACAGTAAATCATTTTTTATTAGCCTATTGAGATATTTTAAGTTAATTATTGCCCTGTAACCTGTTAATGACAAGGAGGATAAAATGGCAAACATCGATTATGAAAAGTTAATAGCCCGTTTTCCTGATGGAGAGGTGATCCCCGCGATTATGAACCGGCAGATCCCGAGTATGACGATGATCAGTGACAATCTTATACCGGGGTCTAACAATTACATGGAGGGCGGATGGATTTATGACATACCGGAGCCCAATCCTGGGGTGTTTGAGATGAACCACCGGAGATTTGATGAACTGGTAATGCTGATAGGCAGTGACCCTGATAACCCTGAATACCTTGGGGCAGAGATTGACTTTTATGTGGCAGGGCAGCCTGTAACAATAAACAGGACAGCCGCAATGTTTATTCCCAAAGGGATACCACACGGCCCGCTCCACTATAAAAGGGTATTCGGTAAAAGACCCGATATCAAGCCACATTTTATGACCGGCATCATGATAGGTGTTGGAAACCTGAAGGAGGCATGGGGAGACAGCGGGGTTGCCGAGGCAAAGAAGGAGTTCCCAGTAAAGGCCGATAATGACAAGAGGGATTATTCCCTGTTCGGGACAAAGAAGTATCTCTTTGAGGTTGGGCAGGGGCTTAAAAACCGCAAAAGCATGACGCTTATGAGCAGTGAACTTGTACCTGAGGCATACTCATACATAAACTTAAGCTGGATAACCGGCATACCTGAAACAGACCCAAGAGAACATGCCCATGACTATGATGAACTCCTGGTGCACCTGGGGGGCAACCCTTTTCGCCCAAATGACCTTGGCGCAGAGATAGAATTCGAACTCGGCGGCAAACAGTATACAGTCAACTCGACCTCTTCAGTATGGCTGCCAAAGGGTGTAAAGATGGGGCCAATGAAATGGAAAAATTTCAGGCACCCTCACATTGTACTATCTATTATCTTTAACTGCGGTGACAAAGAAAAGATATATGGTGATATGAAATAAAAAAATCGCTTGAATCAACTGTATGGGGTTTTACCCCACGCATGGTAGAGA
Proteins encoded in this window:
- a CDS encoding alpha-D-glucose phosphate-specific phosphoglucomutase, which gives rise to MASAIHELAGKIAPESVLIDPDKLVSAYYTSDLSGPVSFGTSGHRGSSIKGTFNDLHIAATSQAICEYRRSKGVNGPLYMGFDPHALSMPAFRTALEVFAANDVETIIHKDDQFTPTPVISFFILEHNKQDKRHQADGVVVTPSHNPPGDGGFKYNPPSGGPADVDATDWIQTRANELIKNKGTGIKRVPYETACKKENVHEQDFMMPFIRSLSDVVDIKLIKDAGIRIGADPMGGAGTGFWMPLAELYGLDIDVVNKKTDPTFRFMTLDSDGEIRMDCSSPYAMAGLIAMSDKYDIAWGNDPDFDRHGIVCPDGLMNPNHYLSVAIWYLLKNRAGWNRDISIGKTLVSSSMIDMVVNASGKGLYEVPVGFKWFVQGLLDGKVAFGGEESAGATFLRMDGSTWTTDKDGFCMTLLAAEILAKTGKCPSDIYKNILVPAHGEPFYKREDGAISDEQKRVLKGLKPDNIKTDRVAGKKILNIMTNAPGNNASIGGVKVTLEGGSWFALRPSGTEPKMKIYIESFEGKGLWQRIYDEALPLIFGD